A single Mixta calida DNA region contains:
- a CDS encoding minor capsid protein: MSADGYITDAATRHQVYVQRFGSGLAGKAAKFVRKAIRRAKEAVSEGLSQYATARYNRQIETLRIDLNAIYGQLSEQQKLDLGEFAQYEFTFNSKLLGQIVKASVRLAEPSAEMIAAAVLADPLELAVGKGRQVIDITGALAQFGSKKTADILSEIAIGSSLGETQKQIIRRLTSLGVSHEEQVGSLVRTMTNHVASSARAQTLKQNDDILQGHRWISTLDGRTTPVCRARDRNVYPLDGPKPPAHWGCRSSIVPVLKPEYQREIPGSTRPSKGPDGVEQVSSNTSYGDWLARQPAAFQKEVLGPARYRLFSKGELSIDRFVDDNGKQYTLDQLKELEPHAFELAGLE; this comes from the coding sequence ATGAGCGCAGACGGTTACATAACAGATGCCGCCACGCGCCATCAGGTTTACGTACAGCGATTCGGTAGTGGCCTGGCAGGTAAGGCGGCTAAGTTTGTTCGCAAAGCTATCAGGCGCGCTAAAGAGGCTGTTAGCGAAGGCCTCAGCCAGTACGCCACCGCTCGCTATAACCGGCAGATTGAAACGCTCAGGATTGACCTGAACGCTATATACGGCCAGTTAAGCGAGCAGCAGAAGCTCGACTTGGGCGAGTTCGCGCAATACGAATTCACCTTCAACAGCAAGCTGCTCGGTCAAATCGTTAAAGCGTCTGTACGCCTCGCTGAGCCTTCAGCAGAGATGATAGCCGCTGCTGTACTCGCTGACCCGTTAGAGCTTGCTGTGGGTAAGGGCAGGCAGGTTATCGACATCACTGGGGCGCTGGCGCAGTTCGGCAGCAAGAAAACGGCAGATATCCTCAGTGAAATAGCCATCGGCTCATCGCTTGGCGAGACTCAGAAACAGATCATCCGGCGCCTGACCTCGCTGGGCGTGTCTCATGAGGAGCAGGTCGGCTCTCTGGTCAGAACGATGACCAACCATGTCGCCTCGTCTGCCCGGGCGCAAACGCTGAAGCAGAATGACGACATCCTGCAAGGGCATCGGTGGATATCAACACTGGACGGGCGAACAACGCCGGTATGCCGGGCGCGTGACAGAAACGTATACCCTCTGGATGGGCCAAAACCTCCAGCACATTGGGGGTGTAGGTCGTCAATCGTACCGGTTCTCAAGCCTGAGTATCAGCGAGAGATTCCCGGCAGCACGCGACCATCAAAAGGGCCGGACGGCGTAGAGCAGGTCAGCAGCAACACCAGTTACGGTGACTGGCTGGCAAGGCAGCCCGCAGCATTCCAGAAAGAGGTGCTAGGGCCAGCTCGCTACAGACTGTTCAGCAAAGGCGAACTGAGCATTGATCGCTTCGTTGATGACAACGGCAAGCAGTACACCCTCGACCAACTCAAAGAATTAGAGCCGCATGCCTTCGAGCTTGCTGGCCTTGAATGA
- a CDS encoding phage tail tube protein: protein MSSGAKVVTAYIRETTPGTTPSTGTWNLLKRSSFGVGPSQNMIDNDEIGGSRMAQGRSTGTVDVGGDVGTKFRWGQHDDFLASCFGAEWDDDTLTMGNDRIAFSVASYAEDIGVASIARGCQVGTFQLAIPNDGDITATVTFAGLGFDSKADDTSYFSNPVDNAGELRYTFKQVTAISLNGVSGGEGFCVDTFNIQFDNNLQTQRCIGSGNPFAGANIPTTFTPSGSITLSWSKDAYNAWSKTLTGGTMPFSFTLENDEGKYVFDFPAVQVDGDWPDGGNTDIVQVQLNITAADTPPTITRAEITPSTGITVTPATSTGAVGSTVTLTANLTPSDATDTVQWESSDPSVATVASTGQKTAEVTRVAEGSATITAKVRTFTATTAITVNAAP from the coding sequence ATGAGTTCAGGCGCTAAGGTCGTTACCGCGTATATTCGCGAAACCACGCCCGGCACGACGCCATCTACAGGCACATGGAACCTGCTGAAGCGCAGTAGCTTCGGTGTGGGCCCATCTCAAAACATGATCGACAATGATGAAATCGGCGGCTCTCGCATGGCGCAGGGACGCTCGACCGGTACTGTCGATGTCGGTGGTGATGTCGGAACAAAATTCCGCTGGGGCCAGCATGATGACTTTCTCGCATCATGCTTTGGCGCTGAGTGGGATGACGACACGCTCACAATGGGTAACGATCGCATTGCGTTCTCGGTCGCATCATACGCTGAGGATATTGGCGTCGCATCCATTGCCCGCGGCTGTCAGGTCGGCACTTTCCAACTGGCAATTCCAAATGACGGCGATATCACTGCCACGGTAACTTTCGCCGGGCTGGGCTTCGATTCAAAAGCTGATGACACCAGTTACTTTTCTAACCCGGTCGATAATGCTGGCGAGCTGCGTTACACCTTTAAACAGGTTACCGCTATCTCCCTGAATGGCGTGTCCGGCGGGGAAGGCTTCTGCGTTGATACCTTCAACATCCAGTTCGATAACAACCTGCAGACGCAACGCTGTATCGGCAGCGGCAACCCGTTCGCCGGCGCCAACATCCCGACCACTTTTACCCCATCTGGCAGCATCACGCTGTCCTGGTCGAAGGATGCCTATAACGCCTGGAGTAAAACACTGACCGGCGGCACGATGCCTTTCAGTTTCACGCTGGAAAATGACGAAGGGAAATACGTGTTTGATTTCCCGGCGGTGCAGGTAGATGGGGACTGGCCGGACGGTGGCAACACCGATATCGTGCAGGTTCAGCTGAATATCACCGCAGCAGATACGCCGCCAACTATCACCCGTGCAGAAATCACTCCGTCAACTGGCATCACAGTTACACCTGCCACATCAACTGGCGCGGTCGGCTCGACAGTAACCCTTACCGCAAACCTCACGCCGTCCGATGCTACGGATACAGTCCAGTGGGAGTCTTCTGACCCATCGGTAGCAACCGTTGCTTCAACCGGACAGAAAACAGCAGAGGTAACGCGCGTGGCAGAGGGTAGCGCAACCATAACGGCTAAAGTGCGCACATTCACCGCCACCACAGCCATCACGGTTAACGCAGCTCCTTAA
- a CDS encoding KilA-N domain-containing protein, translating into MNIVPLNYKGEAIRFNTEGWVNVTDVAERFGKRIDNWMRLAETLEYIRALDEVLTGADSQILHPSQSRYVKTSKARKDRGGGTWLHPKLSVAFARWCDPKFSVWCDLHIDSLLRGELTEQQKFEQACRIRDDRKSKASNGAREMARWRWDKPAIEANVEFWREQLQLTLDIAS; encoded by the coding sequence ATGAATATCGTTCCATTGAACTACAAAGGCGAAGCGATTCGATTCAATACCGAAGGCTGGGTCAACGTAACAGATGTCGCTGAGCGATTTGGTAAGCGTATCGATAACTGGATGCGCTTGGCTGAAACGCTGGAATACATCCGTGCGTTAGATGAAGTATTAACTGGTGCAGATTCGCAAATTTTACATCCCTCACAATCGAGGTATGTAAAAACAAGCAAAGCAAGAAAGGATCGGGGCGGCGGAACATGGCTGCATCCAAAGCTTTCGGTTGCCTTTGCTCGATGGTGCGATCCTAAATTCTCTGTCTGGTGCGACTTGCACATTGATAGCCTGCTTCGTGGAGAGTTGACTGAGCAACAGAAGTTTGAGCAAGCCTGCCGCATTCGCGATGACCGGAAATCAAAAGCCAGTAACGGGGCAAGAGAGATGGCTCGCTGGCGATGGGATAAGCCAGCTATTGAGGCCAATGTCGAATTCTGGCGTGAACAGCTTCAGTTGACGCTGGACATTGCCAGCTAA
- a CDS encoding IS3 family transposase (programmed frameshift) — translation MSGKRYPEEFKTEAVKQVVDRGYSVASVATRLDITTHSLYAWIKKYGPDSSTNKEQSDAQAEIRRLQKELKRVTDERDIFKKSRGVLRKAVRLRYAFIRDNSCCWPVRLLCRVLDVHPSGFYAWLQQPHSQRHQADLRLTGQIKQFWLESGCVYGYRKIHLDLRDSGQQCGVNRVWRLMKRVGIKAQVGYRSPRARKGEASIVSPNRLQRQFNPDAPDERWVTDITYIRTHEGWLYLAVVVDLFSRKIIGWSMQSRMTKDIVLNALLMAVWRRNPEKQVLVHSDQGSQYTSHEWQSFLKSHGLEGSMSRRGNCHDNAVAESFFQLLKRERIKKKIYGTREEARSDIFDYIEMFYNSKRRHGSSEQMSPTEYENQYYQRLGSV, via the exons ATGAGCGGTAAGCGTTATCCCGAAGAGTTTAAAACTGAAGCAGTCAAACAGGTTGTTGATCGCGGTTATTCTGTTGCCAGCGTTGCAACACGTCTCGATATCACCACCCACAGCCTTTATGCCTGGATAAAGAAGTACGGTCCGGATTCTTCCACTAATAAAGAACAGTCAGATGCTCAGGCCGAGATCCGCCGTCTCCAGAAAGAGCTGAAACGGGTTACCGACGAACGGGACATAT TTAAAAAAAGCCGCGGCGTACTTCGCAAAGCTGTCCGACTGAGGTACGCCTTTATCCGTGACAACTCCTGTTGCTGGCCTGTTCGCCTGCTCTGTCGGGTGCTGGATGTTCATCCCAGTGGTTTTTACGCCTGGCTTCAGCAGCCGCATTCACAACGCCATCAGGCAGACCTGAGACTGACAGGACAGATTAAACAGTTCTGGCTGGAATCGGGATGCGTCTATGGTTATCGCAAAATCCATCTGGATCTGCGTGACAGCGGGCAACAGTGCGGAGTAAACAGAGTCTGGAGACTGATGAAACGTGTCGGAATAAAGGCTCAGGTCGGATACCGAAGCCCGCGGGCACGTAAAGGCGAGGCCAGTATCGTGTCACCCAACAGGCTCCAGCGACAGTTCAATCCGGATGCTCCTGATGAGCGTTGGGTAACGGACATAACCTACATCAGGACCCACGAAGGCTGGCTGTATCTTGCCGTTGTTGTTGATCTGTTCTCACGCAAAATTATCGGCTGGTCCATGCAATCCCGGATGACAAAGGACATTGTCCTGAACGCACTGCTGATGGCTGTATGGCGGCGTAATCCCGAAAAACAGGTGCTGGTTCATTCGGATCAGGGCAGTCAGTACACAAGCCATGAGTGGCAGTCGTTCCTGAAATCACACGGCCTGGAGGGTAGCATGAGCCGTCGCGGTAACTGCCATGATAATGCGGTTGCAGAAAGTTTTTTCCAGTTGTTGAAACGTGAACGGATAAAGAAAAAGATCTACGGAACGCGGGAAGAAGCCCGCAGTGATATTTTTGATTACATCGAAATGTTTTATAACAGTAAGCGTCGGCATGGTTCTAGCGAACAGATGTCACCGACAGAATATGAAAACCAGTATTATCAACGGCTCGGAAGTGTCTAG
- a CDS encoding phage tail terminator-like protein has product MTLTEIRNAVITRMTAQTAIASEDVRYPNDKTYDPSGKAIWARLTNIPGLAAANEIGAGPVVQRTGIVVIQIFVPAGSGSLLITQTADKLCELFEFQTDGRLDYFSVSAVDAGETDGWAQMNIQIPYRAV; this is encoded by the coding sequence ATGACCCTCACAGAAATCAGAAACGCTGTCATCACGCGCATGACGGCGCAGACGGCTATTGCCTCTGAGGATGTGCGCTACCCCAACGATAAAACCTATGACCCGTCAGGCAAAGCTATCTGGGCGCGGCTGACCAATATCCCTGGTTTGGCAGCGGCGAATGAAATCGGCGCCGGGCCTGTTGTGCAGCGAACGGGGATTGTTGTTATCCAAATTTTTGTGCCAGCTGGTTCCGGCTCGCTACTCATCACGCAGACCGCCGACAAGCTTTGCGAGCTATTTGAGTTCCAGACTGACGGGCGGCTGGATTACTTCTCTGTATCAGCTGTAGATGCCGGTGAAACAGATGGCTGGGCGCAGATGAATATTCAAATACCTTACCGCGCCGTGTAG
- a CDS encoding protein ninY: MNDITYPISTAAVFDDFIFPIHLEGPHQIEQELAMAAGWFCRWCNEEKAVVKANMLVSFWGLYLSYEQAMERAA, encoded by the coding sequence ATGAACGACATAACTTATCCCATATCAACAGCGGCAGTTTTTGACGATTTCATTTTCCCAATTCATTTGGAGGGCCCGCATCAGATCGAGCAGGAGTTGGCTATGGCTGCTGGCTGGTTCTGCCGTTGGTGCAACGAAGAAAAAGCGGTCGTTAAGGCAAATATGCTTGTCAGCTTTTGGGGGCTTTATCTGAGCTACGAACAGGCAATGGAGCGTGCAGCATGA
- a CDS encoding glycoside hydrolase family protein, which produces MSQIIQILSYEEGFREKPYIDTEGYPTVACGIKIGPKGASLSNYTFTVPRKVGDVWLQQFVDSTINQCRSNPAIYAALQQCNPARADILYSMAYQMGVAGLAGFKNTLVMISNGDFDAAANGMMNSKWASQTPNRARRHAAVMRSGDYDVYKGLI; this is translated from the coding sequence ATGAGTCAGATAATCCAGATACTCAGCTATGAAGAGGGATTCAGAGAGAAGCCATACATCGATACAGAAGGCTATCCAACTGTCGCCTGTGGCATCAAAATCGGGCCAAAGGGTGCAAGCCTGAGTAATTACACATTCACAGTTCCCCGTAAGGTGGGTGATGTGTGGCTTCAGCAGTTTGTCGATTCCACAATCAACCAGTGCCGCAGCAACCCAGCTATCTACGCCGCACTACAGCAATGTAACCCGGCGCGGGCAGATATTCTCTACAGCATGGCCTACCAGATGGGTGTCGCTGGTCTGGCTGGCTTCAAAAATACGCTGGTCATGATTTCCAACGGTGATTTCGATGCGGCTGCCAACGGCATGATGAACAGCAAATGGGCGTCTCAGACACCTAACCGCGCCCGTCGCCACGCTGCTGTAATGCGCTCCGGTGACTACGACGTCTATAAGGGGCTGATATGA
- a CDS encoding Gp49 family protein: MSDKEIEQEIQAKGKTAPRITPDHIESVIACEHYFTAQDGVNSAYSTPRSKAAPASLSCLTFCVLTLDNGFTVTGESACASPENFDAEIGRKIARENAINKVWMLEGYLLKQHLSEQ, encoded by the coding sequence ATGTCAGACAAAGAAATCGAGCAGGAAATTCAGGCCAAAGGTAAAACAGCACCACGTATTACGCCAGATCACATTGAGAGTGTCATTGCTTGCGAGCATTACTTCACTGCACAGGATGGCGTTAATAGCGCGTACAGTACGCCTCGCAGTAAGGCGGCTCCCGCGTCCTTGTCCTGCCTGACATTCTGCGTACTGACGCTGGATAATGGATTCACCGTCACCGGCGAAAGCGCCTGCGCCAGCCCTGAAAATTTTGACGCGGAGATCGGGCGCAAGATAGCTCGTGAAAACGCGATTAACAAAGTGTGGATGCTGGAAGGCTACCTGCTGAAACAGCATTTGAGTGAGCAATGA
- a CDS encoding terminase small subunit, with product MSVKPVAIHSNFQDILDSRGDLTNVKELPRQAAAAIKEIKVKVTTRGDDDIEETTYKLHDKRAALTELMKHLQLFGPEQEGGEIEPTPVQINVNVVDARNQDGDQPDA from the coding sequence GTGTCTGTTAAACCCGTGGCGATTCACTCTAACTTTCAAGACATCCTCGACAGTCGCGGTGATTTAACCAATGTTAAGGAGCTTCCTCGTCAGGCCGCAGCAGCCATAAAAGAAATCAAGGTAAAGGTTACTACGCGTGGCGATGATGATATCGAAGAGACCACCTACAAACTCCACGATAAAAGAGCAGCGTTAACTGAGCTAATGAAGCATCTGCAGCTGTTCGGCCCTGAGCAGGAGGGCGGAGAGATAGAGCCAACGCCTGTGCAAATCAATGTGAACGTAGTAGACGCGAGGAATCAAGATGGGGATCAGCCCGACGCTTAA
- a CDS encoding YlcG family protein produces MTEYLKEKWLKLRIMKMRGMAEINYRIIRNTAKIMGVKNAH; encoded by the coding sequence ATGACCGAATACCTCAAAGAGAAATGGCTGAAGCTTCGCATCATGAAAATGCGCGGCATGGCAGAGATAAATTACCGGATCATCCGCAACACAGCGAAAATCATGGGGGTGAAAAATGCGCATTGA
- a CDS encoding protein singed, with amino-acid sequence MATYITVADVDELLGADWAPAEKKAKAVLQANAYLTALNLQGITDATPDDVKMAGAFLASASAAGVLYKQQVESGALTSKTVDADGVRVTKSYASSQSVGNTSLPEDVQLALALLKPWRSNPLAFRVYR; translated from the coding sequence ATGGCAACGTACATAACCGTCGCTGATGTGGATGAATTGCTCGGTGCTGACTGGGCGCCAGCAGAGAAAAAAGCGAAGGCGGTGCTTCAGGCTAATGCTTATCTCACAGCGCTTAATCTGCAGGGCATTACTGACGCAACCCCTGACGATGTGAAGATGGCTGGCGCGTTTCTTGCCTCTGCTTCGGCTGCAGGCGTGCTCTATAAGCAGCAGGTTGAATCCGGTGCGCTGACCAGTAAAACGGTCGATGCCGATGGGGTAAGAGTGACGAAAAGTTACGCTTCATCTCAGTCTGTAGGAAACACGTCACTGCCTGAAGACGTTCAGTTGGCTCTCGCCCTGCTTAAACCATGGCGCAGCAATCCTCTCGCTTTCAGGGTGTACCGCTAA
- a CDS encoding DUF4055 domain-containing protein yields MANYSFARPEYTEAAKSWQLVKDCVAGSKAVKAHGTLYLPMPDPTNDSDENKERYETLLKRAMFLNITGRTRQGLIGAVFRKTAEVDLPDSVEYLIENASGDGTSLEQLSKEAVGEDLDTGRGGFFVDYPPLEAPEGARPTRAQTAGRNAHIHIYDAFGIINWREDVIDGVRKLTMVVLVECYNEDESDEFNFNTKMQYRALTLQDGKYRHRLWHEGDPYDAPVLDVYPTDYNGNAFDHIPFHFFGAESNDSRIDKAPLEDLADVNILHYGNSATVEESGFISSQPTLFFTTDIAQDEFEKWNPNGIQIGSTCGYSLGKSGSATLVQANESQLALKLMQEKENQMLMIGARIVQQASNQETAEAARIRYSSDNSVLGTIAGNVSEALKLAILDAQLYMSGISDAEGTTFWLNQEFFDETMDAQMILAQVQLWQQGFIAKKDLRVNLRQAGIIEADRTDEDIDADRSDEPAVEGDTVTTEE; encoded by the coding sequence ATGGCTAATTATTCATTCGCAAGACCAGAGTACACAGAAGCCGCAAAGTCATGGCAGCTTGTCAAAGACTGCGTGGCTGGCAGCAAGGCGGTTAAGGCGCATGGCACTCTATACCTGCCAATGCCTGACCCAACCAATGACAGCGATGAGAACAAGGAACGCTACGAAACTTTGCTGAAGCGGGCCATGTTCCTGAACATCACCGGGCGCACGCGTCAGGGGCTGATTGGCGCAGTATTCCGCAAAACCGCCGAGGTTGATTTGCCGGATTCGGTGGAATATCTCATCGAGAACGCCAGCGGCGACGGCACGAGCCTTGAGCAGCTATCCAAAGAGGCTGTAGGTGAAGATTTGGATACCGGACGCGGCGGCTTCTTTGTTGACTATCCGCCACTGGAAGCACCAGAAGGAGCCAGGCCGACACGAGCGCAAACCGCTGGTCGTAATGCTCACATCCATATCTATGACGCCTTTGGCATTATCAACTGGCGTGAGGATGTGATTGATGGGGTGCGCAAGCTTACTATGGTGGTGCTGGTTGAATGCTACAACGAAGACGAAAGCGACGAATTCAACTTCAACACTAAAATGCAGTATCGGGCACTCACTTTGCAGGACGGCAAGTACCGTCACAGGCTGTGGCATGAAGGCGACCCGTACGATGCTCCGGTTCTGGACGTTTATCCCACCGACTATAACGGCAACGCATTTGACCATATCCCGTTCCACTTCTTTGGGGCTGAGAGTAACGACTCGCGCATCGACAAGGCGCCGCTGGAAGACCTGGCTGATGTGAACATTCTTCACTACGGCAACAGTGCTACGGTGGAGGAGTCAGGATTCATCAGCAGTCAGCCGACGCTGTTCTTCACAACTGACATTGCTCAGGACGAGTTCGAGAAATGGAACCCTAACGGCATTCAAATCGGCTCAACCTGCGGCTACAGCCTCGGGAAGTCCGGCTCAGCAACACTGGTGCAGGCCAATGAAAGCCAGCTAGCTCTGAAGCTGATGCAGGAGAAAGAGAACCAGATGCTGATGATTGGCGCCCGCATCGTGCAGCAGGCGTCGAATCAGGAGACAGCAGAGGCCGCTCGCATTCGTTACAGCAGCGATAACAGTGTTCTGGGTACGATTGCCGGAAACGTCAGTGAAGCTCTGAAGTTGGCGATTCTCGACGCTCAGCTCTATATGTCCGGCATCTCTGACGCAGAGGGAACCACCTTCTGGCTCAATCAGGAATTCTTCGATGAGACGATGGATGCACAGATGATTCTGGCTCAGGTTCAGCTGTGGCAGCAGGGTTTCATTGCGAAGAAAGACCTGCGCGTTAACCTGCGTCAGGCTGGCATTATTGAAGCCGACCGCACAGATGAAGATATTGACGCTGACCGCTCTGATGAGCCCGCAGTTGAAGGCGATACGGTAACAACTGAGGAATAA
- a CDS encoding DUF7940 domain-containing protein, with product MSILIFICVVAVIIVALLLIRKYTSVEFVSHARLLFRAWSVWLSGIGAALGVYLASAPDAIITAWNMLPPDLKAMLPVNIAQYVSYLLVALGIVAQFIRQKRLSEKKEQLDKQP from the coding sequence ATGAGCATCCTGATATTTATCTGCGTCGTGGCTGTCATCATTGTTGCGTTACTGCTCATCCGCAAATACACATCGGTCGAGTTTGTCAGTCATGCCCGGCTGCTGTTTCGGGCATGGTCGGTCTGGCTCAGTGGTATCGGTGCTGCGCTCGGTGTTTACCTCGCTTCGGCGCCTGATGCGATTATCACTGCCTGGAACATGCTTCCACCTGACCTGAAAGCAATGCTGCCGGTAAACATCGCGCAGTACGTGAGTTATCTGCTGGTCGCACTGGGTATCGTTGCGCAGTTTATCCGTCAGAAGCGGCTGAGCGAGAAGAAAGAGCAACTGGACAAGCAGCCATGA
- a CDS encoding glutamate 5-kinase, whose translation MGIRDELQAEIAEAFDTDLADAVYDFTGSYTVQAGWDPVTETGGETTVSYTGRGVLSRYELSRIDGVNILHGDLRLTALANEVTNIPGEGHVITAPDLATGSPQVYRIVTLTADPASATYRMQLRRK comes from the coding sequence ATGGGTATTCGAGACGAACTACAGGCTGAAATAGCAGAGGCATTCGACACTGACCTTGCCGACGCTGTGTATGACTTCACAGGCAGCTACACGGTTCAGGCAGGATGGGACCCGGTAACGGAAACCGGCGGCGAGACAACAGTCAGCTACACCGGCCGCGGCGTTCTGTCACGCTATGAACTGAGTCGTATCGATGGCGTGAACATCCTCCATGGTGACCTCAGGCTGACCGCGCTGGCTAATGAGGTGACAAATATTCCTGGTGAAGGGCATGTAATCACGGCGCCAGACCTCGCGACAGGGAGCCCGCAAGTCTACCGCATCGTGACCCTGACGGCTGACCCTGCATCTGCCACCTACCGCATGCAGCTGAGGAGGAAGTGA
- a CDS encoding terminase large subunit domain-containing protein: MGISPTLNIPQARFLSMPHKFKAYVAGFGSGKTWIGCGGICKGFWEFPKVNQGYFAPTYPQIRDIFYPTVEEVAHDWGLNVKINESNKEVHFYEGRIYRGTTICRSMEKPETIVGFKIGNALVDELDVMKAIKAQQAWRKIIARMRYKRDGLRNGIDVTTTPEGFKFVYQQFVKAVREKPELVSLYGLVQASTFDNEKNLPPDYISSLLGSYPQELIKAYLRGQFVNLNSGTVYHEFDRTLNNCIHEEQPGEPIFIGMDFNVGKMAGIVHVKRDGLPCAVAEITNGYDTPDMIKRIKRQFWKETSQDVFEKTREIYIYPDASGDSRKSVNASQTDLSQLRDAGFTVRADAANPPVKDRVNTMNAMFCNALGERRYKVNVQRCPTYTENLEQQIWADNGEPDKSAGNDHTNDAAGYFIIKDFPIIRKMVHAPVKYRR; encoded by the coding sequence ATGGGGATCAGCCCGACGCTTAATATTCCTCAGGCTCGCTTTCTTTCCATGCCTCATAAATTTAAGGCTTATGTTGCTGGTTTTGGTAGCGGCAAAACGTGGATCGGCTGTGGTGGGATTTGTAAAGGGTTCTGGGAGTTCCCAAAGGTTAATCAGGGTTACTTTGCGCCAACTTATCCTCAGATTCGTGACATCTTTTATCCCACGGTGGAAGAGGTAGCCCATGACTGGGGTTTGAACGTAAAAATCAACGAGAGCAATAAAGAGGTTCATTTTTACGAAGGCCGGATATATCGCGGAACAACCATCTGCCGTTCCATGGAGAAGCCTGAGACGATTGTAGGCTTCAAAATAGGAAATGCTCTGGTTGATGAGCTGGACGTTATGAAGGCTATCAAGGCGCAGCAGGCGTGGCGAAAAATCATAGCTCGTATGCGCTACAAACGTGATGGTCTAAGAAACGGCATTGATGTCACGACGACCCCGGAAGGGTTCAAATTTGTGTATCAGCAGTTCGTAAAAGCCGTAAGGGAAAAGCCTGAGCTGGTTTCGCTTTATGGCCTTGTACAAGCCAGTACATTCGATAATGAGAAAAACCTTCCCCCTGATTATATCTCGTCGCTATTGGGCTCATATCCACAGGAGCTGATTAAGGCGTATCTTCGCGGTCAGTTCGTTAACCTCAACAGCGGCACGGTTTATCACGAGTTCGATCGAACACTCAACAACTGTATCCATGAGGAGCAGCCTGGCGAGCCGATCTTTATCGGGATGGATTTCAACGTAGGGAAAATGGCCGGGATTGTTCACGTCAAGCGTGACGGTCTTCCTTGTGCCGTTGCTGAAATCACCAATGGCTACGACACGCCAGACATGATTAAACGGATTAAACGGCAGTTCTGGAAAGAGACTTCACAAGACGTATTTGAGAAAACCCGCGAGATATACATCTATCCGGATGCATCAGGCGATTCGCGGAAATCAGTTAATGCCAGTCAAACAGACCTTTCTCAGTTACGAGATGCCGGGTTCACGGTTCGGGCAGATGCAGCAAACCCACCTGTTAAAGACCGCGTAAACACAATGAACGCCATGTTCTGTAATGCTTTGGGCGAGCGCAGATATAAGGTGAATGTGCAAAGGTGCCCTACCTATACAGAGAACCTTGAGCAGCAGATATGGGCGGACAATGGTGAGCCTGACAAGTCCGCAGGCAATGACCATACAAATGACGCCGCTGGCTATTTCATCATAAAAGACTTCCCAATCATCCGGAAAATGGTCCACGCACCCGTTAAATACAGACGATAA
- a CDS encoding terminase small subunit, which translates to MAKPDWEAIEREYRAGDSSIRALAEKHGVSDTAIRKKAKAEGWEKPAKVRTEGQDEVRIANHNANLRTSAEEIIEDESLAPMQAAFVLEYVKDRNGTQAAIRAGYSEDSASVTASRLLSKAKVKAAVNRQLQAVAERQLITADRVIAEMAAIGFSESPRII; encoded by the coding sequence ATGGCAAAACCGGATTGGGAGGCCATTGAGCGCGAATATCGTGCAGGCGATTCCTCAATCCGCGCTCTGGCCGAAAAGCATGGTGTTAGTGACACAGCTATTCGCAAGAAAGCAAAGGCAGAGGGATGGGAGAAACCTGCAAAAGTTCGCACCGAGGGGCAGGATGAAGTTCGCATTGCGAACCATAATGCGAACCTGCGAACCAGCGCCGAAGAAATTATAGAAGATGAGAGCCTTGCACCCATGCAGGCCGCATTCGTCCTCGAATATGTTAAAGACAGAAATGGTACTCAGGCTGCTATCAGGGCTGGCTATAGCGAGGATTCTGCGTCTGTTACTGCATCAAGGTTGCTAAGCAAGGCTAAGGTCAAAGCAGCTGTAAACCGGCAACTTCAGGCGGTAGCCGAAAGGCAACTCATCACCGCTGATCGTGTCATCGCTGAGATGGCCGCAATTGGCTTCTCTGAATCGCCACGGATAATCTAG
- a CDS encoding phage holin — translation MKIMADKVTTSAAYATSGATFLAGSLSLNEWLAVGGFILAVATFCVNVYFQRKRDRREERLSNARWRVSDESDNPDTQL, via the coding sequence ATGAAAATTATGGCAGACAAGGTAACGACCAGCGCGGCATATGCCACGTCCGGGGCGACTTTTCTCGCCGGTAGCTTGTCGCTAAACGAATGGCTTGCAGTAGGTGGCTTCATCCTCGCCGTAGCAACGTTCTGTGTGAATGTTTATTTCCAGCGTAAGCGAGACCGTCGGGAAGAGCGCCTGAGCAATGCAAGATGGAGAGTAAGCGATGAGTCAGATAATCCAGATACTCAGCTATGA